The following nucleotide sequence is from Sulfurospirillum arsenophilum NBRC 109478.
TTCATGCAACGAGCTTAAACTTGAGTGGCAGTGTCATCTCAGAGAACCAAAAAACGATTTCCAGCCGTTACATGGGCTTTGTTCAAGCCGTTTATGTGAGTGAAGGCGATGTGGTTAAAAAGGGCGACCTACTCTATACGATTGACTCCAAAGAGGTTGATACGGCACTCACTCAAAGCGAACTTGCTACTTCCCAAGCAGAGCTAAATTTGAAAATGTATGAGAACCAATACAAAAATTCTGTTCTCAACTTAGAGCGCTATCAGCGTCTGCTTGCCAAAGACATGGTTTCAAAGTATGAAGTTGAAAACCTTGAACTCTCCACTGCCAATCTCAAAGCGACGGTAGAAATCGCACAAAAGCAGGTAGCATCTGCGAAACAAAAGCGTCAAGAGGTTCAAAACCAGTACCAATACCTCAAGGTTAAAGCTCCTAATGAGAGTGTGGTGATCGAAAAGCATATTAAAGCAGGTGAGATGGCACTTTCAGGGGTTCCTACTCTTGTATTGGCTGATTTAAGCTCGCTTAAAATCAGTACGGAGATCGCGGAGAGTTACCTCAAAAGTGTCAAAATAGGAGATCGTGCGCGCGTGGAAGTACCTTCCATTGGTTGCATTAGCGAAGGGAAGGTTGAAGCGATAATCCCAAGTTCCAACCCTATGGCACACACGTTTAAAATGAAACTCTCGTTTACATGTAAAGAAGCCAAAGCTTATCCCGGTATGTACGCTATCGTGGTTTTAGGTGAGTAAACAATGAAATACAAAGAGAAATATCTAGCGGGTTACTTAGCGCGTCTTTTTTTACGTAACCCTCTCACGATGATCTTAGGGGCAACACTCATTACCTTAGGTGTCATAGCGCTCTCTTTGATGCCACGCGAAGAGGACCCTCAAATCTCAATCAGTGGGGGTGTTGTCATCGTTTCTCTGCCCGGAGCCAGTGCTGCGGAAGTGGAGCAAGTCGTCATTCGTCCGCTAGAGCGACGCATCAAAGAGATTAAGGGAGTGGAGCATATTTACGGTGTTGCGAGTGATAATGTGGGCATTGTAAATGTCATGTATTACATTGGTGAAAACCGTGAGGCATCCAACCTCAAGCTTTACGATAAAGTGATGCAAAATATGGACCAAATGCCTGCTGGAACGTCTACGCCGCTGGTTCGTCCTTTTGACATTGATATCGATATACCCATTCTCTCCATTGCTTTTTATGCAAAAAAGCCACAAGGTGTTGATAACGTAAGCCTTTATAAGCGAGTAGAAGCGTTTCGAAATTCTCTTGGAAATGTCCCCAATGTGGCTAAAACGGAGATCAAAGGTGAGCACAAAGAGCAGTTTAACATCGAAATTGATCTTCTAAAACTCTCTGGCTATAACCTCTCGTTAGATCAAATTGTTGGGGCATTAAAGTCATTGACTGCCTCTTCACCCGAAGTGAAAAATAGAACCCAAGACGGTAAATTGATCGTCTTGGGTGTCAAAAATGCGTTAGAGCGCATCGAAGATATTCAAAATCTTATTGTGGCACATTACGGTGGTTCGGTTGTTTATCTTAAAGACATTGCCGCGATTCATTTAAGCGATGATATTCAAAATAAAAAGAGTGCACAGATAAGCTACAAGCAAGGTGAAAACTTTACTCCCTTGCAAGATCAGGTAACGCTCAGTATTTCAAAACTTAAAGGCTCCAATGCTGTTGTCATTGCAAATGATGTATTAAAACGCCTTGAAGCTTCACAGGGAGCATTAGAAAAGGCGGGAATTGGGTATATCGTAACGCGAAATTATGGCGAGCGTGCCAATGAAGCGGTGAATGAGCTGGTGTTTCACCTTCTTATCTCCATTGTGATTATTGCACTGTTGCTTATATTTATTCTCGGGTGGAGAGAAGGTTTGATCGTCACGTTAACCGTTCCTGCCATCTTAGCCATTACCATTTTTATTGCGTATATGAGCGATCAGACAATCAACCGCATTACGCTTTTTGCTTTCTTACTCAGCCTTGGACTCTTAGTGGATGATGTCATCGTGGTGATTGAAAATATCCACCGTCACCTACATGCTGAGGAGGCTAAAGATAAAGAGATGGATGAACTTCTTATCGAAGCAACGGATGAGATAGGCGCTCCCACCAATCTTGCAACGATTGCCATTATTCTTACGATGGTACCAATGGCGTTTGTGGGACAGATGATGGGTGAGTTTATGAAGCCTATACCGCTGAATGTTCCTGTGGCAATGATGGCTTCTCTTTTGATCGCCTATATTTTTACGCCCTTTCTTGCACGCAAACTTTTAAAAAAACCAACGCATACGAAAGGAGAGAGCAATGCAAAAATTTGAGCAGTTTGTTCACTCTCTTTTACTCGAAGAGCGTAAAAAAAAGTTGGTACTTCTTTTCACCTTGGCAGCATTTATACTGGCAGTGTTGATGTTCCCCACAAAAATCGTTCTAGCAAAGATGTTGCCCAGCAAAAGTGCTAATACTTTTTCTATCTATGTTGATCTGCCCAATGGAAGTTCTTACCAAGAGACCAACCATGTCAATGCGTGTGTAGTAGGCATCTTGCAAAAAGAGAAAGAGATTCAAAATATCGAAGTGTTTAATGGCATGGGCTCACCTTTGGATTATGCAGGTTTGGTGAAAGGATCAGGGCTTAAGAGCGGTGAACACGTAAGTGAAATCGTGGTTAATCTCAGTGCTATTCATGAACGAGATGAGCGCTCCTTTGCCATAGTTCATCGCTTACGCCCGTTGATCCAAAAAAACTGTGAGGCACTCATCCCCCAGACGTCCATTAAGATGGTCGAACAGCCCGCAGGCCCTCCAACGATGGCTGCCCTTGTCATTGAGCTTTATGGGGATAATGCCGAACGCCTTGGCACGCTTTCCGAGCAGATCAAACGAATCGTGATGCAGACAAAAGATTTGGTGGATGTGGACATCATGAGCGATGAGATTTATGAGAAGTATGCACTGATCTTGGATAAAGAAAAAGTGAGTCGAACCTATCTTAGTATTGAGAAAATTAACGAGTTACTCTATCTTGGATTTGAAGGGATGCATGTAGCACACAAAAACAGTGAAAATTCTCCTTCCCAAATCCCTCTTTATGTCGTACTGAGTTCACCTTCCAAGTCACTGCCTCACGCTTCCATCGAGGAGCTTAGCGCTAAGCTTAGTTCGTTAAAATTGCTCAATGCACAAGGTATGATGGTGCCACTGTCTGAAGTGGTACGTGTTGAGAAAGTAGCTTCTTCCCCAACCATTATGTCAAAGAACTTACAGAAAATGGTGAGCATCGTAGCAGAAGCAGATTTGGTTTCCCAAGTCTATCCGCTTTTAGAGGCACGCTCTCGCATTAAAGAGGCATTGGGCAATGAGTTTGAGATAAGCAGAAGCCATCTTTTTGATCTAACCCTCAAAGATAAAAAGAGTGGTGAAGTGTACGAGCTGGTTTGGGATGGTGAGATGAAAGTGACGATGGATACCTTTCGAGATCTCGGCGGTGCTTTTATCGCAGCCCTTGTTTTGATCTTTTTACTCATGGTTGTTTACTACAAAAGTTTTGCGCTCTCTGGCATTGTGTTGCTTGGTAGTTTTCTCTCTATTATTGGGGTGATTATGGGGCATTGGATTATGGATCTTTTTTCTTCAACGACGTTTTTTCTCACTGCAACGTCACTTATTGGCTTTATTTCGCTGATGGGCATTAGCTCACGCAATGCACTTTTGTTGATTGATTTTACACAGACATTGATGAAACAAGGTACTCCGAAAAAAGAGGCAATAGCCCAAGCGAGTGCGACACGTGCAAAGCCGATTGTACTGACAGCTGCGGCTATTATTTTAGCCAGTACACTGCTTGCAACAGATCCTATTTTTGGGGGTCTTGGTGTGGCTCTTATTTTTGGGACGATTGCGGCGGTGATTGTCTCTTTGGTGGTAGTACCAGTGCTTATGGATAGTACGAAAGCAATTTAAGGACGTTTACATGTAAATCATAGATAGGGCAACTTATTGTTTTACATGTAAAAGTTTTCGACGCGTTGAAACGAGCAGACGCATGACGCGATACATAAAAAGACGCTTGTTTATCATGCTGATCTTGCGGCAATTTTTATCTTTCAAACATTCAAATACCTCTTCTAACGCCAACTTCTCACTCACGGATAGATTTGTCATACCGTTCCTTTTTGCCCGTCATTTATCTTGCGCACCAATCTCACAATATCTTCATCTCTTAACATTCCAAGCATATTAAAAACCACAGGAATCCCCATAGGCGCGCTACTTCCGAGTCTCCACTCTTGGTAGGTACGCATCGAAATACCAAAGTTTTCTGCCATCTTTTTTTGAGAAATTTTTTTACCCATATTCTCAGCTTCAATAGCATTATGCAAAAGATTGATGATATCGCTTGTTTTCATCGTACGATTCTACTTTAAAACGTATTAAATATAAATTAAATTGTATAAAATATACTAATTAATTTATATTATAAACTTTATAACAGATATTATATCTTTTTAATTGTTATTTTAATCATTTATATTGATTTAAACATACAATATATTGTATAAAAATAAGTCATTTTGTTGTCTTGACTTTTTTCGCTATAATGGCGAAAACTAATATTTAGGAGAAGTTATGGCCTCTATCGGAATGGGCGACTTAAAAAAAGGGTTAAAGATCGAATTAAACGGTGTCCCTTATAAAATTGTAGAGTACCAACATGTCAAACCAGGCAAAGGTGCGGCATTTGTACGTTGTAAAATTAAATCTTTTGCAAATGGTAAAGTAATTGAAAAAACCTTCCACGCAGGCGATAAATGTGAGACTCCAAATCTTGAAGATAAAATCATGCAGTTTTTGTATGACGATGGTGATTTTTTACAATTTATGGATAGCGTTACGTATGAGCAAATCGGTCTTACACGTGACCAAGTAGGTGAGGCAGCAGACTGGATCATTGATGGTATGAATGTCGATATGCTTTTCCACAACGGTCAACCTATTGGTGTTGATGCTCCTGCGTTTGTAGAGCTTCGAATCGTAGAGACTCCACCAAACTTCAAAGGTGATACCCAAGGTGGTAAAAAACCAGCAACTCTTGAGAGTGGCGCTGTTGTTCAAGTTCCTTTCCACGTTGTTGAGGGTGATCTCATCAAAGTTGACACGGTACGTGGCGAATACTTAGAAAAAGTAAAATAAGCTTACATGTAAAAATATAGCGCCGTTAAGGCGCTATACCTCTCTTCTTCTTTTCCCCTTTAGTGCTATAATAACCTCATAACTCAACTGTTTAGGGGGCTTTCAATGTTTACACATCTCTCCATCAAAGCTCGCAATATTATTTTGGCATGTGTCGTTTTATTGGGACTCACAGCGATTCACTCGACAGCAAAATTTTTTAATGACAAAGAAAAAGAACTTTTAAATCTTCGAATGGATGTCACCTTACTCAAAGAGGATATTTTGACGCTGCGAAAGCATGAAAAAGATTTTTTGATGCGTAGTGATATAAAGTATGAAAAAGCACTTATTGAATCAGCAATCCAACTCACCGAGCGGTTACAAACACTTTCTCAACAAGCAAAGCAAAAAGGGATCAATACAGATGAATTGAAACATTTAAGCGAAGTGATTACGACGTATGTAACGGTTTTTAATGAAGTGGTTACTCAAAAAAAGAAAATAGGGCTTACCCCAGATGAAGGGCTAGAAGGGAAAATGCGTCAAGCCATTCATGATGCTGAAAATGGATTTAAAGAGCTCAAAGACTATAAAATGCAAACTTTGATGCTTACCCTTCGTCGCAATGAAAAAGATTTTATGCTTCGTTTCTCACCAAAATATTTTGAAGAACATGGTGCAAACTATAAAAAAGCACTCGAGTACGTTCAAAGCCATGACGAGCTTGCCTTTTCAGTTAAACTTTTGGAAATATACCGTGAGAGCTTTATCGAGTTTGTCAAAGCAAATGAGGTGTTAGGCTTAGATGAAAAGAGTGGGTTGAGTGGTAAATTGCGTACGACTGTACACCAAACAGAAGAGCTGGTTGACTCTTCCATTAAAAATTTAGACCATGAAATAGCATCAACCCTTCAACAAACAACGTTTATTTATGTTTTCGTTGGAGGTACGGTTGTTAGTATCGTTTTATGTTTGATTGTCCTTATTATTCGAAGCGTCCTCCTACCACTACGTGCGTTAACCAAAGCCATTGTTTCTAATGAACGTGATTTGACACTGCGCTATAGTACACCTTACAATGATGAACTCAAAGAAATCGCTGATGCACTCAATGCTTTTATGGAACGACTGCGACAGATTGTTATAGGTGCTATTCATGCAAGCGATGAAAATGCCGCTGTGTCACATGAACTTTCGACAACTTCCAATAACATCGGTAAGCGTGCGGAGGAAGAGAGTCGTATTGTCGCGCTTACAACGCAAACAGGCAATCAAGCGCGTGACAAGATTGATGATTCGGTTAGTAACTCTAAAAAAGCACAAACAGAGATCGCCCAGACCAATGACGCACTGATTGAAGCCAATCAAATTTTTGGTGTTTTAATTCAAAAGATTGAACAGACAGGTGTCGTTGAGAGCGAGTTACAGCATAAGATGATTACCCTCTCTCAAGATGCAGACAAAGTCAAAGACATTTTAAGTGTTATTGGTGATATTGCGGATCAGACCAATCTGTTAGCCCTCAATGCTGCAATTGAAGCAGCGCGTGCAGGTGAGCATGGCCGAGGGTTTGCTGTCGTTGCTGATGAGGTACGCCAGCTGGCTGAGCGAACGCAAAAAAGTTTGGTTGAAATTCATGCTACAGTGAGTGTTATCGTTCAAGCGATTGTCAACTCTGCTGATCAGATGGAAAAAAATGCAAAACTTTTTGATGGTCTTGTCTCTCAGTCGGCGGAAGTTTCACATAAGATAGGGACTTCAGTTGGGCTTATGGGTAGCGCAATTCAAGTCGTCTCTTTAGCGACACATACATCAGAGGAAACGGGCAGTGAAATCAAAACAATCGTCGATGAAATCAATGAGATCAATCACATTACCTCAAGTAATGCAAGAGACATCGAAGAGATCGCCTCTGCTGCGGAGCATCTACACAGTGTGACACAAAAACTAAACGATCAATTGCACTATTTTAAAGTGTAAAAGAAGGAAAAAAATGAACAAAAAAGTACTAGTTCCTTTAGCTACAGGATTTGAAGAGATCGAAGCACTCACGATCGTCGATATTTTAAGACGAGCAAATGTGGAAGTGGTTATGGCAGGTTTAGAGTCTTTACATGTAAAAGGCGCGCATGGTATTGTTGTTGTTGCCGATACGCTTATAAACGAGTTGGACGGAAATAATTTTGACATGATCGCACTTCCAGGCGGACTTCCTGGCGCTACAAATTTGGCAGCGCATACGAAGGTACAAACGCTTTTAAAAGAGTTCGATGCCAAGGATAAATCCATAGCGGCTATTTGTGCCGCACCGTATGCCCTTCATACCGCAGGGGTGCTGAAAAATAACTACACATGCTACCCCGGATTTCAAGCTAAAATTGGGAGTGCAGGGTATAACGCCAAGGATAAAGTAGTGATGGACGCTAACATCACAACATCACAAGGTCCAAGTACAGCGATGCTATTTGCTCTTTCTTTGGTGGAACAACTCTGTTCTCGTGAGGTGAGCGAAAATTTAGCAAAAGATTTACTTCTAGTTTAAGAGGAAAAACAATGTTCCTGGCAACTCTATTATCGTTAAAAAGACCAACATACAAGATTAGAAAGCAATCAATTAACAACTGAAATTATGTTGGGTATGGTCAGTGTTGCTGTATTGCGTAAAGCTTTACTTCTCTTCGTAGTGGAGTTTGAGTCCTTCACTGCTCATCACAAACCCGCTAATAACGATTTTGCCTTCATGCACCATTTTATGATGTTTCGCACACAGTGGGATGAGATTGTAGCGATGGTTTTGATGGAAGTGGTCGATGTTACCGTTGGCATCGGCACTCTCTTGCGCTTTGATGTGATGCACTTCATCGACATATTCATCACAGAGTGCGCATTTGGAGAGGTAGAGATTTTTGTTGTATTTGCTACGTTTTTTCTGCTTTAAAAGCTCCACTTCGCCAAGTTCTCCCGCGAGGCTTCTTCTGATGTCATAAGCCGTTTTGATAAACTCTTTATCCATATGCAAAGATTTGGCAAACTCTAAACCATACAATGAACTACCACTACCAATTTCGAGCTTTCGGTTGTAAAGCAGTTTGTCATTCTCTTCATCGTAACTGACTCCTAAATGCAGATAGATTACTTTTTTAAGCTCCGCGATTAAAGGCAAATGGCTCAGCTGATGCAGATGGGTGGCAAAGACAAAGAAAGAGCCTAAAGCGTGCATCTTCGTAATGGCACTCGCCACAATGGCGAGAGCAGACTCAGTCTCCGTTCCATGGCTGATCTCATCGCCAAGCACGAGTGAAAATTCTGTAGTACGGTTAAAGATATTTTTGAGCTCAAGCATCTCGACCGTGAAGGTTGAAAGCCCTTTGTAAAGGTTGTCATGGCTGATAATGCGTGTGAAGATTTTATCGAACAGGTTAAAACGCATGGAAGCACACGGTACAAAAAAGCCCGCTTGCGCCATGATAACGGCAATGCCAAGACTTTTCATGAGCGAAGATTTGCCACTGGAATTGATGCCATAAAGCAAAATACCTTGTACTTCATTGGCATTGCACGCTTCTAAGGTGACATGATCGTGGGTGATCTCAGGTGAGCAGTTTCCTAAAAAAATATCGTTGGGAATGTAAATGCCATTTTCCTCGCGTGACTCAATGAGCGGATGGCGAAGTCCAATGGCTTCGATAAAGCGTTTTTCTTCTTGCATCGGCAACAGCTCAGGTCTTGCGTAGTTGAAATGTACCGCACATTTGGCGTTGCTTAGGGCAACATCAAGGGTTCCCACAAACGAGATAAGATGCTCTAATGTAAGGGCGTAATGCGTCTCGATTTTTTCCAGCATCTCATCGTAACGCTGTTTGACCAAAGCGATCATTTGCAGGTTGCTGAGTGTGATCTCTTGGGAAATTTCTTCAATCAAGGATGCTGAAATCTTCACGCTGTTTTTGAGATGCCTAAAGGTAAAGTCTTTGAAAAAGTAGTGCTTCTCTCCAATGGTGATGAAGCTCTGCATGAGTTTTTCTTCAATCAGCGCAAAACGGTTTTTGCTGATAGAGATGTAGTGTCCTTCACTCTCCAACCACTCGATGCTTAGCGTCGTGCGGTTGCTCTCTTCAAAAAGTGCTTCAATATGGCGTGAGATATGCTCAAGCGCACTAAAACGCTCTTCTTTGCTCTGCTCGATCTTGTCGATTTGCGGATAGACCCCTTTAAGAAAAAGGTTTTCGCTGATCTGATCTTTGCGAAACTTGGCGCACACATCGAGTACAAACGTACTTTTGAGCATTTCTAAAAGTGCTTCACTCTCATCGAAAAGATCTTTGGGGGTTGGAACTTTTTTAAGTTCGGCTTCTTTGAGAATGCCTAAGATCGCTTCGAGGGAAGTGCTGAGGTAATCAAGCTCCAAAGGGTGCAATTTTTTAAGAGCAATCCGTCTTAAAATGCGCTCCAAATCATAGACTTGTTTTAAAGCAATCTCAAATTTTTTGTACTCTTTGATAAGTTGGGAACTTAGATCAAAACGCTCGTTTAGCGTTTTAAGATCGCAAATAGGATTGAGCAAACGCTCTTTCAAAAGGCGCTTTCCGATGGCAGTAGAGGTTTGGTCGATCAGGTTTAAAAGTGTCATCTCAGAGGGATTTTTGGAGATGATGTCAAGCTGTTCAAGGGCATTGTTGCCGATGTAAAGATAACGACTGTTGCCTAGTAAAATAGGACGACTCATCTTTTCGATAATGTTGGCATCATGCTCAATGATAAAATCGCACAAAATCGCTAAGGATTCGCTCGCGTAAGGGTAGCGTTCGATGTCGAGGTATTCGATAGGTGAGAGCAGGGAACGAATCGCATAAATGCGCCCAAAAAGCTCATTTTGATACGCTACTTTAAGGCGCTCTTTGTTGATGCTGTGCGCGACGCTTGGTGTAATTTCAAGGTAGTTTTGCACCCACTCTTTATCGATGCTTTCGGTGTTAAACGTGAGGACAATTTCGCTGGTTTTATAGGTTTGTAAAAGGTTGAAAATCTCATCAAGTGCATACGTTTTATCTTCTCTCGTACCATGCACCTCGTTGATGATGGTCTTTCCAGTAGTGACATCAATCGCACTGTAGCCAACGGAGTAGATCTGATGATTGCAGTCAACAAGCAGAGAGACAAGGTAATTTTCGCTCGATTCAATGAGGTAGTCAAAGTTTGTACCCGGACTTATGATGTTTGAGATGTAACGCTTTACATGCGGTGGCTCGCCTTTTTGGCGTACTAAAACGATGGTGTATTTTTTACTCTGAACCAGACGTGCAAGGTAGCGATCAAGTGAAACAGAGGGAATGCCCGCAAGCAAAGGATTTTGGAGTGAATTTTCTAAAATGGATTTGTTTTTACGGGTGAGTTGGATGTTCAGTAGCTCTGAAACTTCTTTAGCTTTACCGATTTGATGCGTTTCATTGTTCACTTCGTAGGTTTCAAAAAAAGAGCCTATCTCCATAAAAACAATCGTATTTTTGCCATATTTTGCTTCAAAAAAGAGCTGAAGGTCGAAGTAGATTTCAGTGAGAAGTCTCTCTTTGGAGCAGAGCATTTGAGCAATATTTTCAAGCATTAAAACCAGTACCGCCTTTAAAAGATAGATTCAATTATACACAAAGGAAGCATAAAGAAAGGGGTTGTTTGGTACAATAAAGAGACTATACATGAAGGATGAACATGGAGATTGAAATTTCAACACCTGCTCTTTTATTTCCCGCGGTTTCGCTTTTGTTGTTGGCTTATACCAACCGTTTCTTGGCTGTGGCTCAGCTTATTCGGATGCTTCACCGTCAATCAACAGAGCGTGAAAATTGTGAAGAATATAAGCAAATTGAAAACCTCAAACACCGATTAGAACTTACCAAATGGATGCAATTTTTTGGAGTGCTCTCTATCTTGCTCTGCACACTTTCCATGTTTGAACTTTTTTTAGGACTCTTTGGCATCGGTAAACAGATCTTTGGGCTCAGCCTCATCGCAATGTGTATTTCGCTTTTTATCTCACTTTGGGAAGTGATGATCTCGACGCATGCGCTGAATATGGAACTGAGTGATATGCATGACAAGTGCAAAATAAAATAAACTATAAAGAAATAAAATGAATCAATACCTTCTCGTAGGCGAGAAAAATCGCCTCAAAATCAACCGATATACCGACAATGGCGTTTACTTGATCTGTGAAGATCAAGACGAAGTTCTCATGCCAAACCAATACGTCACTTTTGCAATGAAAGAGGGCGATGAAATCGATGTCTTTGTCTATTTTGACTCGGAAGATCGCATCGTGGCAAGTACCACATTTCCCAAGGCAATGCTGGATGAATTTGGCTGTTTTGAAGTGGTAGATGTAACGCCATTTGGTGCTTTCTTGGACTGGGGATTACCCAAAGATCTTCTCGTACCTAAAGCGCTTCAAAAGTTCCCCTTTTATGTGGGTATGAAGGTCATCGTGCAGGTCTGTTTGGACGATGAAACAGGGCGCATCATCGGCAGTCAAAAATACAATGATTTTTTAAAGAAAGATCTTAGCGCACTCAAACTCAAACAAGAGGTCAATGTGTTGGTGCGTGAGCGCACACCACTTGGCTTTAAAGTGATCGTTAACAATCTTTACGATGGACTGATTTTTCACAATGAAATTTTTGAAAACATCGAAGTGGGCGATGAAAAAGTAGGGTTCATTAAGACCCTAAGGAAAGATGGCAAACTCGACATCATCTTACAACCCATTGGCGATAAAAGCGATAAGGTCGCAGCTGCGAAAATCGTAGAGATTTTAAGCCTCACAGGAGGCGCTTGCGAGATGAATTACAAAAGTACCCCTGAGCTTATTTCCGAGCGTTTTGGTCTTAGCCGTAAGGCGTATAAACGCGCACTTACCAAGCTGATTGATGCGAAAAAACTCGAAGTGAACGATGAGGGAATGCGTCTTTTATGAGCCGTGTTGCCATCATCGGAGC
It contains:
- a CDS encoding DUF2721 domain-containing protein, producing MEIEISTPALLFPAVSLLLLAYTNRFLAVAQLIRMLHRQSTERENCEEYKQIENLKHRLELTKWMQFFGVLSILLCTLSMFELFLGLFGIGKQIFGLSLIAMCISLFISLWEVMISTHALNMELSDMHDKCKIK
- a CDS encoding CvfB family protein, whose amino-acid sequence is MNQYLLVGEKNRLKINRYTDNGVYLICEDQDEVLMPNQYVTFAMKEGDEIDVFVYFDSEDRIVASTTFPKAMLDEFGCFEVVDVTPFGAFLDWGLPKDLLVPKALQKFPFYVGMKVIVQVCLDDETGRIIGSQKYNDFLKKDLSALKLKQEVNVLVRERTPLGFKVIVNNLYDGLIFHNEIFENIEVGDEKVGFIKTLRKDGKLDIILQPIGDKSDKVAAAKIVEILSLTGGACEMNYKSTPELISERFGLSRKAYKRALTKLIDAKKLEVNDEGMRLL